The Engraulis encrasicolus isolate BLACKSEA-1 chromosome 3, IST_EnEncr_1.0, whole genome shotgun sequence genome segment CTGACTTGTTTTTCAAAGTTTTCTCCATTTGGCTATGAGTTGATGGTATACCCGCACTGGCCTAACTCAGCTGATCAAGTGATTAGAACGGAACTGTTTTTACAAATTTGCCACACCACATAACAAGGGCCACagacagctttggcggggcccaggacaaagtcatctgaaaggccctctCACTCAATACATACGTACAGTCTAATGGGGAGCCAATTATTGGGCCTGGGTCAACTGACCCCCGCCGTCGGCTTTCCAGGCACATAACGGTCTTCGGCTTAAAGCTGCTGTAAATGCCCATGTGCCATACTCTATCTAGTCAGCCCTAACTCAGACAAACTAACCTCTCAATTTCACAAACAATATATAGAAAATTTAAATGTCATGGTAGAATGATCCTGATACGTCAGCAGAGATGAGACAAAAAGTTAAACTTACTACGaatgtcactgacaacagtagATAGTACAGACAGTAGTTATTTTATTGCCAGAGAATACTTATAatattttttgctatattttgaaTTTGTTTGCAGCACTGGGTTCGGTCATAATCCTACACTCAGTTGGATAAGCTGTGCGAGATACAGAAACTATGAGAAAAGAAGGCCTTACTGGGGCTGACTCGGTACACAGATTGTATCCAGACTGGAGGAAGATCCCCATCTTGATGGCATCTGAAGAGCGCAGGCAGCCCAGCAGATAATCAAAGGTCTCCTTATTCCACTTCCTGTAGAATaaagaaatataggcctatattggggGATCTGTTGCACAGCACGCTAACACACAAAAAGGCTTGTATCCCTacaaggggttgcaggttcgaatcccacctttacatctccctacacctactgtagcctacatacatggcTAGTGCCCTTAAAcaaggaacctaaccccacactgctccagggactgtaaccaataccctgtaagtatctgtatctgtaagttgctttggataaaagtgtaagaTAAGTGTAATCAAATCTAATTAGGATTACGTACAGTGTAAATTCATAATATTAGGCTGTTACATGCATGCTGATACATGTAGCCTACTAGTTACActaaaaatgacgaaaatgaagtgttaccaaaccATCTAACATCCTCTCAATGTTGCCTTCAGCTAATTCTACTATGTGATTAAAGAAAATGGGGTTATAGGGGCAAGTTCTCACAGTTCGTCTGGATTGCCTTTGTCGTAGAGGTAGGGCTGCCAGAATCCAGCTGCTCCATCACTGGTTGTGAGGGGGGTGAATCGGTCCGCGTACACGTCTATGGTCAGTGGACTGACCTTGTCATGGTACTGCTCATATATGCTTTGGGCCGTTGAAAGGCCGATGACTCCGGCACCAATAACTGCCACACGCATATCTAGCAAGAAGAACAACAAATAGGGAAGAGAAATGTTCGAGAAGAGTCTCTGTAGTAAGGTCTTCAGCAGGCagttatcagacacagcaggcctaaCTACGTGCCACATTCTTGTGGCAGAGCACAGAGAAACACTTCATATTAAAACCttcaacagtgtatgctaaaccacctttTGTTACTGCAAATTGCTGCATAATTCACCCAAAAGTTTACAGTTGGTTTGAATTGGAAatcttatttttaaaaaaaatacagttttggccacatttgtttttgacctttgacctccaacTTGACCTGAATTTGAAAAAGCATGTCAAGGTGGCACTCAGGTGCCTACCTGAATTCAAAGTGCATAAGGCATGAAAGACTGGATTTAAAttgatttatttaacataaaTTGATTGATTTAACATGAGCCTATTCTTTTTGCTACAATTCTATTgccaaaacaataaaaaataaacgtGCCTGAAAGTAGCCTAAAGTCTGGCAGTGATTTTAAATAGCTTCTCCATCCTCATGCTACTTCCCGGATGATCTCAGAAAACAATATATGCGCTATAACTAGTCTATTATAGCCTAAAAATCAGCCTAGTGTTATGAACAGTAAATAATGATATGATTAATAATGAAATATGATATCCTGCACAATGCACGACTTTCACGTTGCCTTTTGACAGATAGGCTAGTTTCATCCAGGTACAACCTGTAGCCtatcatatgcatgcatgcatgcaaaaaaaACCTTCAAATGGTTCGCATGGATTACCAGGGTATTGCGAGGCCCACATGCGCATTGAAGCGTGTGAAAAACTAGAGGAAACCCCGACATTGAATTTGACCCTCCGCCATGGTTGCAGTTGTGAGTTCTCAAAACATCCCGTTTACAGTGGGAAATTGTGGCCATGTAACGCATGCCGATTGTAGAGAGAATTGTAAGGCAAAcgggcatttaaaaaaaagtgtctCCAGTGTTCGCTTTTGGTAGGCTACTTACCGCTGTGTATGTAAAGCAGCGAAGAGAACTAGGGAGAAGGAGGGTTAAGTCAACAAGATTTAATGTGTAGGTTCGTCCAAGTTCACCGTGTAAAGTCCATGGAGGAATCGTCCAGCTACAAGTAAAACAATGACGGACAGTTTACAGTGCTGCGTGCACAAAAGGACCAAAGTATTTCAGGTCACGTTATGACATAAGTGCTGCGCTGAACGCTTGGATGGTTAAGAATAGTACAGTTCTAGGAGAGGAAGACCACCATTTGCTCTGCTGCCAAAGACCCTCTGCAGCCTATAGATCCCATATGGTCCGTTTCCCATAAAATGTTGCgcgcaaaaaataaataaatgcaaaactgatgaacagtaggcctacaacaacgTGCCTGGTGGGTAAGAAGAATAATTTAGCTTATAATTATTGGAAACATGTATCCATCCATACCATATGTCTACAGACAAGGAAATGCTCAGCTTCAACAACAAACAGgttaaaaaatagttttttttttcactagaTGGTGCTGGTGCTGCACTAGAATGTAGGCCTGTATTTATTCCATTGGTCCTGGACCTAGGCTATTTAGGCCAATCATCGGGCACATGTAATTGTATTTGTTTATGTATTAATACTTTTATTTGTTAGTAATGTTATTAAAATATCCAGAGTCATGGACAACAACAGCATACGACCGCATAGGCTACATGATGTGTTCTTCAACCCTTGCCATCCAGCCGTACAATACATTGTCAAAGAGAAAAGATTGACGCCAAATGTTCgactccggtgtgtgtgtgtgtgcgcgcgcgctttgtgtgtgtgtgtgtatgagagagagagagagagagagagagagagagagagagagagagagagagagagagagagagagtggacttAATTGGGGTGGAAGCAGTAGTTAAGGGCAGCAAGGGCACATTTCCAGTGTCTGCAACAATAGCCATTCTACTACTTTTGCAAAGTCATGCTTACAAGCATTCAGTTCAGCTTTCACCGGCGTCTCgaccctactgtaggcctatatcatctgTCCTTTGTCCTTATAATCTCTCCATGTATGGTCATAAAGTCTACTTAATATTGCGTAACTGTTGACCCACACACGATCACATACAATATGTGATAGGCTACCTGTAGTTAGAAATTAAGATAAAACAGTTTGCCCATGGTCACTTTTTTCACTAATCCCAGTATTCCAATATTTGAGAAGAAATCCTTTATTGACACTGGGTGTCAATAAAGATATGACCTAATTTTAAAAAATCCTCAGGGAAGTCTATTTAGGCACCATTTTCATCATTTTACTTAGGTGGGAAGAAAAGCCTTTCATTCCCCCCTGACCCCTTCAATAAACCTCCGCCAAACAGGTTGTTTTCAgttgcattggtttgtctgtctgtttgtttgtttgtttgtctgtctgtttgtcagcaggataactcaaaagctTGTTatcggatttggctgaaactttgtggagttgttagaaatgacaaaagaagcaagtgattcaattttggtggtgatccggatcacaaaccggaaccaggacttttcaaaagattatTTACCATTGCTAGtatacaaatctagacgcccccagttactgcaaattgaattgcgggacagggcggaTGTTTATCCAATGTtgtaacaaacagcttccttggcggaggtctgcactctcattTCTAGTTAGTGACTCATGTcaaggtgctctgtgtaggatggtggcctgagtaggtattgcaactaggaTGCTCATTGAAACAATGCTGccccaggccctgccgtggccaaccggtagggtagttctactcgtctgccatgcggctgacccgggttcgattcctggcccaggtccttgccgacccctccccgtctctctccccattcgcttcttgtccacctctcaaacggtcctatcatcaataaagtcgtaaaaatatatttaaaagaaacAATGCTGCCCtctgccaaatctgatcttttcatgaatatttactaaataatgagctAATATATTTATTTACTAAAATGACCAAAATGCAGTCCCCCTTTCCAtgcatgaaaaatgcaattttcccagtcataatgtacACTTGATGGTGATggtttaatgaaaaaggtaacatttttgattgggcagtatgaattctggaaataaactaataggcctacaaattttacacaatgcacctttaattaCCCAATGCTCATGCACCTATTCAACTAATAAACTTGTGAATCAATGAATCATTGAACCAGTGTATCAAAGTATTCAATAAATTGTTTGGGGGGAGTCACGTGAGACCGTCAAGGGAGATGGTCGCCTACTGGGCCTCGACCCAGTTAGCTTTTCCATGAATCCACTCCTGCCCATTTTTTTGTCTTATGGACTTTCTTTGGTAGATAGCGAAGTCAGTGACAGGAAgtaagcgggagagagagatggggtagggctggatAACAACCGAGGCCAGAGGCGAATCCGGGACCCCCTAAGCATGCAGTTCATTTACAACACGATACACAGACTCAGCGCGTCACAGCACCTCCAAACatgtacaggtaggcctacttttatttcCCATGGTGTTGGCTGCGAGTAGGaatgctgacagctttagctgggcccaggacaaagtcatttaaaagggccccccaccgaatacatacaatgtaatgagaacccaattgtgggcccccctattccctgggcccgggacaacacacccctttgtcccccctgtcggcttccctggctgtgaGGCGCAGATGAGGAAAATATCAAACACACAAGTCTACCAAATAGGAAAGTGTCAGAAGTGAAAATGTTGTCTGTTCACATGTAAACAACATGGTGGGTGACCACCACAATGTACCCCCATGGATACCCCCAAGTTAGATAACCCATTGCCACATCTTCTTGTATGAACAGTAGGCCGACTGTATATGCCCAGTAATGCAGACTTGAATCTTTCTGTACTCTATCGTATACATTTTAGATAGGTGTGGTGTATGTGCTGTGGTCACACAGTAGTTATTTACCGTAGTGGGTGGTTCAAACCGGAGGGCGCGGTGAACCCACAAAGGGGGGATGACGAGGACATGTGTTTCAGTGTAGAGACCACAGCTGAAGATGAATTAGTCCTGCATTTGTCCTCTTGTAGTCTACCTATACCGCTATATGCTATGCAGAGTGTGCACTTTGTTCACTATTAGTTTTTCCCCCACTCTTTTTTTCAGTTTGGcgcttttgtagcctatattcttGCATATAGACAGAGCATCTTGACTTGACTCTTGACATCTTGACTTAGATTTAGACATGGAGAAGTTTGAAACCTCCATTCTCAACGCAATATAACATTCTGCAACCTATTTTCTCCACTTATTATTCTTTAGATTTAAAATGTCTCTTTCTGTGCACTACTGGAGAGGAAATGCTTGTTTGGCCAAGCCACCAATATATACACATGTTTAGGGGGTATTCTGAATACACAAATATAGCAATtaaattgaatgtgtgtgctttttgGACTCTGCCGTTTTGTGTTAGGCTGAAAGCCTAGAAAAATCAACCAAAATCCAAAGTCATATGTTGCTGTATAGGCTCTCGATGTGATTAGGTGACTTAAATTGCGATTTCCCATGGGTCCGTCTGGCTGTAGATCTAAAAACAGCGTAAAAGCCGTGGTCGCCTGGGTATTTCGGTGTTCACAGATTCCCGTTAATGTTAGGGAGCGCATGCTCCTGCAGTCCTGAGTGCGAGGGAGGTACCCTATACTTACTTGATGAAAGAGCAGTAAAACTGGAGGCCTCACCCCTGTGCTCCCATCACATTTGAGCGCTCACAACGAAGCTTATGAGGGCTTCATTTTGAAATCTTCAATACGATTTATTTAGCAAATCAGCCTTCATGGGAAATATGAAATGTGAAATACTTCCCAATATTTTTTCACAATATGTTTTTATATTCATCGCAATATATTTCACATAGAATAGATACTGGTAGACAAATGTTGTGATTTTCAGTATGTCAAGTTCAGCACATGTCAAGATTAGGAAAGTTATGTTGACTTGACTGTACATGTATTAAAGTGGATGAAATGCTTAATCATAGCCCACTATATATTTATACAAAGACGGTCCCTTTGATGATTCTGGTgtggagggaaaagaagaaagtgGGAAGGCCTGGATGGGGGTGGAGTCACTGCAGAGGTTATTTTTAATTCTAAAACTTACTCTTTTCCCCTCAACATCCCGTTGCATTGCAGAGGGAGCCAGGCAGTGTCTTCGCACTACCTTTTGACTGTTTTGTCTCATAAACCCATACAGTAGGCCTCATCTACCATCTGTGAATACCCTTGGAGCAACCAACGTAAGtgaactttctttttttcttttttctaatcACGCAAACCTGGAATTAACTTGTGCTGATTGTTTTCTAGTAATACCAATGTAATAGTTGCTGTATAATGTGGTATGCAGCAGCATTTTCAACATTTAACTCAATACAGGCAATAGTCCCTTCATTGTCACCAGTGTCGACAAAGTGTGTACAACTGTTGATTAGTTTGTATTGCCTGCATGTCTGTACTAATTTGTGTGGTTTAGGGTTCAACACAGACACTTGCCTTTTTAACAGAATAATGTCTGCCATAAGTGTAATAGTGTCTGTTGCATGATAAACAGAGATCATATATTGTTGTTGACAAATGGGCCTCATTTTATTAAACTCTTCCAACTGGTAGCTGGTAACTTCCTGTCAGATAATCCCATTCTCTTCAAACTTTCCTCAGTTCTGAGCTATGTTGGTGGTCCCTCTACTGTAGTTTTTCAACAAATAGCTTCTACTCTAGCTTGCTGCAGAACCATTTCATGTGATTGATGCTTAATAACCACTAGTGAAAATGTATGCTGTTGCTGTATACAACATTTAAGTAAACTGGTCTAAACTTAGGCCTAGATTTAAAGTTACTTTTTTCAGAAGCATGGCGCATGAAGACGGTGTCTATTTGCAGCGTTGGCAAGTCCAATCAGACAGCATGTCTCCTAACTTACAGTACAGTCGAACATGCTctccctcttttattttcttttttctctttctctccctccctgcagtctctctctctctcttcctctctctctctctctctctctctctctctctctctctctctctctctctctctctcttcctcgctctgaatccgtcctcctcctctctcccgcccttgctccctctctccctctctttggcgTGGTCAACCAGCACAGGGCATCGAGGATGGAAATTACAAACCTCACTTTGCTCCACCCTGCCTAAGTAATAGCTGCCaatctttaaaaatatatttaggtACAAGGGAGCACATGTTGGTAAAGCACTCTTAAGAACATACGAACAGATGTGAGGTGGTTTTCTTTCTCCGTGTTGTGAATGAATTGAATATGAATTAATGTTTTTGTGTTGCTACTGAATAACAGCAATGGACAACTCTGATTACCCTTTTTCAATTTGATCACTAGAATGATagtaatcatcatcatcttttttAATTAGGTTATATATTGTTGTAGGTTGTAGGTTGCTGCATGGACAGTTATAGGTTGCTGCATGGAAATCTAAATGGATTAGACACTAACCATGTCTTGTTGCAGTCTTTTTACACATTTCATAAAGAGCAAATCGCCCCAAAACGTTCTGGTTTGAAAAAACATTAACGGGAGCATGGTGTCGTAGACTTCATTTTTTTACCTGGCCTTAGGGGATTGGGCCAGGTATTGCTATTACAGTGTACCATctatctgtcggtctgtctgtcggtctgtctgtcggtctgtctgtctgtctgtctccaaccACACATCACATGCATGTAGAGCGTTTGCCAGAGGGCCAGATTTCCATCTCTGAttgttcttgttgtttttttcttattcATTTTCATCCACAGAACTAAGCCATGGGTCTACCTGCTGGTAATCTGCTCTGCATGGCTGCTGTGCTCATCTGTTGGCATGGAGTCTCCACGCTGCCATTTCCCCTCAACATCACCATGATGGAGATGAGTGGAGATGGTCCAGAACTTGGTCTGATTTTCCCCACGGTTCGCGTTACTCATATCCACACTACTAATGCCCCCTCTCAGAATGCCCCCTCTCAGGCGCCAGTCACACCGACGACCACAACATTCCAAACCATCCAAACTGTGATTTCCACGACAGTCATTCGCCTGAAGGACTTTGTTTTCAATGACGTGGCGGACATTTTGAAGGAGAACCTGCTCCTGTTCACGGTGGTCACCTCTCTCCTGATCGTGCTCATCTTCATTGTGTGCTGCGCTTCGGCTATGAGTCACAAGCGCAAGCTGGACACCTTCTATCCCCCGGCTAAGAAGTACCCTACGTCGAGGACATACATGGATCACGGCGTGCAGTCGAAAGAGTCAGCGGCAGGCAAGAACCTGCGCATGCCCACCAAGGCGCTCGTGGGCCCCAAGGAGGGCAAAGACCCCAGACCAAAGCCCCTGGAGGTGAAGACcgtgcaggaggtggaggagttcgATGTAGACATGCAGAAGGATGAGCCCAAACCAAAGGCAGAGCCCAAACCAAAGGCAGAGCCCAAAGCCGCCAGCCCACCTCAAAGCACCAGCCAGCCTGTGTGCACCTGTCACCTGAGGCACGCCCATTGAGTCGATAGGGGCAcacaaactggattgagaaagtaaaagtcctgcctgATATTCCTTCTATTTGTGCTCCtaggtcagggatgtcaaactcaggcccggggcccAAATCTGGTCCGCAGAGTcgttttcaaatgtgtattacatttggcccacatacaccattaatgatATTTGGTGTGTCGCAGGAATATGAGGGGCCCAGGTCAATGAAACACAATATGTGCAGTCGCACTACTGTACCATATATGAAATCAAATTTAACGATGAATATTATGCGCATGCCCTCACAAATTTGAtcgatttaaatatatatatatatatatattgagtttggcctgtgacttcattccagattttgatttaggccttcagtcaatttgagtttgacacccctgtcctaTGTGATTTCAGAAATTAGCTCATCTACCTGACTgatgtggtaattaggatcagcttgTTCATTGAACTAGCTGGAGCCAATATGTGGCAGGGCTTTTACTTTCTGATCCTGGGATGTCCCCCTGGGAGTGGATTCACCGCCATCTGTGCAGTGATGCCCAAAGAAAATGATGGGTCTTCATAAGAATACAAGTTTTGATCTGACAGAGGTGTCTATTCCTCCTTCAGGAAAAACAAATTGCATGCCATACAtgcactaaaaaaataataattctgaACCAGCTGATTATGGATCAGTACACAAGTGATCTCATGATCAGACAGGTGGATACAAGTTATCTTTACTTTTATGACATATTTCCTATAATGGCATACATAAGACACATGAACCAAAGACATAcataaacacaagacacacatgcacctctCAAAGGGTTTTTACTCTCTGAAACTGGGATTTACGCCTCTGTACTTtcaaaggagaattcctgccataTTCAGCATGCGATTGAATTGCTCATGTTACTCTTATGACACAGCATTCTAATGGGGgcgtggtttgtttacatttttagatgcgtcctagcagctctataagagggtatgtccgtctgtcggtcggtcggtctgtctgacaCGCATTCTTaaaattgtcattccctcctgtgcccacaaggtggcagtgcacagacggacgcatctttgtctgcctgtcggacttgtttaacaGACATCCATACAGCATAGCAATGCTTTTGGGGCAATATGTAGGGAGTGTTAAGACAAtttctttcaaataaaaacaaTCAGGCCCCCAGAATGATCTCGGAAAAAGCTGAGGAAAAGTGCTGAGTTGTTgggtactggcaagtcaagggttgcatgagcattacaactgcatgttgaaattgcacagaattctcctttaatgtcATCCAAGTCCCGCTTTTCAGTTGCCCTCAAAATCATCACCTCTATAGCCAGCTGTGACTTTATTCAGTTTTGGTGAGAagaacctgtctgtctgcctgtctgtctgcctgcctgcctgtctgtctgatgtaGTATGCACAATTGCAGTTTCCtcactttatttttttctctcttttttgacaGTGTTATATTCTAATCGTAGTTATAGAATTGGTTTCGAAGACAAGCTGTAAATAAGCTGTAGTTAAACACAAAGTATCTTTGTAAAAGCTTACATCTGAGTTACAAGATAAAAATCAACCTGGATCAGTTTTCCTGAACTGATGCAAGTTCAATAAACATTTTTTAAATCTTATAGAATAAGAAATTGTCTTTGCAACTTatgtttttaaattatttcatTGTTTTATCAAAGTGAATGAAGATGCAGCTGTCACTCAATGTAATTAAAAGTGTATTGCTGTGAAGCATTTCCCCTTTACACATTGTACCCATTAGAAGAATATTGCATTCCGTGTAGGCTAGTGTGCTATCTGTGTAAGTGTGGTTTCACTTTCCTCACTCAAATATTCATTTGGCAAGCAAAAAGCATTTATTCCATCATTGAATGGGAGAAGGATAATGGAAAAATACTGTGCCAACCCTGATGTCAAATATAAATGTCCAATGAGTGACAATGTATTCAATGGATGAAAGTGTTTGCAGGTCAACATCTATGCTTGGACCCCTTCTTATTTATTGAACATTGAGATAAAGTAAAGATCTGCTGTACTGTTGAATCTCTGGCAAACACAAATGAGTAACAATAAAAAGTGAACAATTGTTTTTActgttgacttgtatgaaaaggATACCTGGTACAAAACTCAAGTTTGTGATGGGGACAGGATTATTTGAAGGATGAATGTTGAATACCGGTATATGTTAGAACCCGCTCCAAATGAAATTAtataggatatacagtatattatataggGAAAATGTAATTATATAGGACTTTTTCTTTATAGTGATTAGTTTCTCACTTTAGGCTAATTATTCTAGGCTGCAGGGTGAACGGATACACTTTTCATCCCGTCCACAGAATTTAAAGAAATAAATATGTACTTAACAGAGGAAATTGTCTGCTTAGGCTTGTTTGGGTCCACAAGAAAAGGACATTTAGTAAGTGTGGAATgactgtttgaaaaaaaaaaaacctgtttatcacatcacatcacaaactCCAGAAAAAAGTTGAGTTGCTTAGACTTGCTTAGACCTTTATGACCTCTTCCCTGAaagggatgcacacacgcacgcacgcatgcaggcacacacacacacacacacacacacacacacacacacacacacacacacacacacacacacacacacacacacacacacacacacacacacacacacacacacacacacacacacaatatgcagtaCCTGCCATGATGGTATCTACAACTTCACTGACAATTAATCTGAGAAATGCAAAGATGCTCCAAAAACACTTTCACCATTTGATTAAGGACAGGTGTGTGGAGTTTCCCATTACCGGAGAGCGAAAGGCAAGAGTCAGGTAGTCAGAGATAGGCAGGGCTGCTGTAACATGACCTGCTCAGAGTACTTATTCCCAGGGCTGTAATTCCCTTGTCTTCTGTAAGTGATATCTAAAATAATTATGCTTCAGTGGTGTCTGACTTCATCCCATATAAAGAATCCAAGCATGGGATGCCAAAAGTGCAAACGATTTTATTCATTTCAGTACCTGACCTCTGacttttgttatttaaaaagatGGCATTCACATTCTCCTGAAACGTCCTTTGGGACGCAGTTTAGGTACGAAAGAATATGAGACGTGTTATGAGACGTTATGAGACGTGTGCTGAAAAACAAAATTCTTCCATCACATTCATCAGCATGCTCCTCCCTGAGGTTTTTGTAGCATATAACATAAAACGAATTGATCTGACGAAAAAAAGATACAAAACAGGTAATACAACACCCGAAGAGCATCATTAAACTTTGATGGCTGGCTGCTTTCAGTTCTCTCCCAGAAACCAGTAGTcataggagagagaaagggagagaaagtgcTGGCTACTAGAAGAGGTGCTGCTCT includes the following:
- the tmem119a gene encoding uncharacterized protein tmem119a — protein: MGLPAGNLLCMAAVLICWHGVSTLPFPLNITMMEMSGDGPELGLIFPTVRVTHIHTTNAPSQNAPSQAPVTPTTTTFQTIQTVISTTVIRLKDFVFNDVADILKENLLLFTVVTSLLIVLIFIVCCASAMSHKRKLDTFYPPAKKYPTSRTYMDHGVQSKESAAGKNLRMPTKALVGPKEGKDPRPKPLEVKTVQEVEEFDVDMQKDEPKPKAEPKPKAEPKAASPPQSTSQPVCTCHLRHAH